The proteins below come from a single Rhodanobacter sp. LX-99 genomic window:
- a CDS encoding VOC family protein, whose translation MDITIHSSFLPHTGADAALAFYRDTLGFEVRKDVAYQGMRWITVGPAGQPGTSIVLHPPAAAPGITDDERRTIAEMMAKGTYGMIILATADLDGTFERLQASGAEVIQEPTMQPYGIRDCAFRDPSGNHIRINEVR comes from the coding sequence ATGGATATCACCATTCACTCGAGTTTCCTCCCGCACACCGGCGCGGACGCGGCGCTGGCCTTCTATCGCGACACCCTCGGCTTCGAGGTGCGCAAGGACGTCGCCTATCAAGGCATGCGCTGGATCACGGTCGGCCCCGCCGGCCAGCCCGGCACGTCCATCGTCCTGCACCCGCCGGCCGCCGCCCCCGGCATCACCGACGACGAGCGCCGCACCATCGCCGAGATGATGGCCAAGGGAACCTACGGCATGATCATCCTGGCCACCGCCGACCTCGACGGCACCTTCGAGCGGCTGCAGGCCAGCGGCGCCGAAGTCATCCAGGAGCCGACCATGCAGCCGTACGGGATTCGCGACTGCGCCTTCCGCGATCCTTCCGGCAACCATATCCGCATCAACGAAGTGCGCTGA
- a CDS encoding helix-turn-helix transcriptional regulator: MSTPLRHDTIAPMTSRPAETQHLRDLARLRRVRDRIDREYAQPLDVEALARGVDMSAGHLSRQFRLAYGESPYSYLMTRRIERAMALLRRGDLSVTEVCFEVGCASLGTFSSRFAELVGTPPSVYRREAALATEGMPSCVAKLVTRPIR, translated from the coding sequence TTGAGCACGCCGCTGCGGCATGACACGATCGCGCCGATGACCAGCAGACCCGCCGAAACGCAGCACCTGCGCGACCTCGCGCGGCTACGCCGCGTCCGCGACCGGATCGACCGGGAGTACGCGCAGCCGCTGGACGTCGAGGCGCTCGCCCGCGGCGTGGACATGTCGGCCGGTCATCTCAGCCGCCAGTTCCGCCTCGCCTACGGCGAGTCGCCGTACAGCTACCTGATGACGCGGCGGATCGAACGCGCGATGGCGCTGCTGCGTCGTGGCGACCTCAGCGTCACCGAGGTCTGCTTCGAGGTCGGCTGCGCGTCGCTGGGCACCTTCAGCAGCCGCTTCGCCGAACTGGTCGGCACGCCGCCCAGCGTGTATCGGCGCGAGGCGGCGCTCGCGACGGAGGGGATGCCGTCGTGCGTGGCCAAATTGGTGACGAGGCCGATCAGGTGA
- a CDS encoding excinuclease ABC subunit UvrA codes for MSKATRKDTQSPAPHVADRHDLIRVHGARVNNLRDVSVELPKRRLTVFTGVSGSGKSSLVFGTIAAESQRMINETYSSFVQGFMPTLARPEVDVLDGLTTAIIVDQQRMGADPRSTVGTATDANALLRILFSRLGKPHIGSPGAFAFNVPSVSAAGAITVERGNRTRTVKETFNRLGGMCPRCEGRGSVTDIDLARLYDDSKSLNEGALTIPGHSMDGWFGRIFTGCGYFDPDKPIGKFTKKELHDLLYREPTRIKVGGINLTYEGLIPKIRKSMLSRDIDSLQPHVRAFVERAVAFSTCPECGGTRLSEAARSSKIRKVNIADACAMQINDLAAWVRGLDEPSVAPLLATLLQTLDSFVEIGLGYLSLERPSGTLSGGEAQRVKMIRHLGSSLTDVTYVFDEPSIGLHPHDIQRMNGLLLRLRDKGNTVLVVEHKPEAIAIADHVVDLGPGAGSAGGTVCFEGSLEGLRASGTITGRHLDDRASLKPSLRKPSGKLEVRSASTHNLKSVDVDVPLGVLVVVTGVAGSGKSSLIHGSVSGRDGVVSIDQGTIGGSRRSNPATYTGLLEPIRKAFAKANGVKPALFSANSEGACPACNGAGVICTDLGVMAGVAIVCEECEGKRFQADVLKYTFGGKNVSEVLAMPVTEAREFFGAGKAHTPAAHAILDRLADVGLGYLSLGQPLTTLSGGERQRLKLATRMGEKGGVYVLDEPTAGLHLADVEQLLGLLDRLVDAGKSVIVVEHHQAVMAHADWIIDLGPGAGHDGGEVVFEGTPADLVAARSTLTGKHLAAYVGSRS; via the coding sequence ATGAGCAAGGCCACGAGGAAGGACACGCAGTCGCCCGCGCCGCACGTCGCCGACCGCCACGACCTGATCCGCGTGCACGGCGCGCGCGTGAACAACCTCAGGGACGTCAGCGTCGAGCTGCCGAAACGCCGGCTGACGGTGTTCACCGGCGTCTCCGGCTCGGGCAAGAGCTCGCTGGTGTTCGGCACGATCGCCGCGGAGTCGCAGCGGATGATCAACGAGACCTACAGCAGCTTCGTGCAGGGCTTCATGCCGACGCTGGCGCGGCCCGAGGTCGACGTGCTCGACGGGCTGACGACCGCGATCATCGTCGACCAGCAGCGGATGGGTGCCGACCCGCGCTCCACCGTCGGCACCGCGACCGACGCCAACGCGCTGCTGCGCATCCTGTTCAGCCGGCTCGGCAAGCCGCACATCGGCTCGCCCGGTGCGTTCGCCTTCAACGTCCCGTCGGTCAGTGCGGCGGGCGCCATCACCGTCGAGCGCGGGAACCGGACCCGCACGGTGAAGGAGACCTTCAACCGCCTCGGCGGCATGTGCCCGCGCTGCGAAGGCCGTGGCTCGGTCACCGACATCGACCTGGCCCGGCTGTACGACGACAGCAAGTCGCTCAACGAGGGCGCGCTCACGATTCCCGGCCACAGCATGGACGGCTGGTTCGGCCGCATCTTCACCGGCTGCGGCTACTTCGACCCCGACAAGCCGATCGGCAAGTTCACGAAGAAGGAACTGCACGACCTGCTCTATCGGGAGCCGACCAGGATCAAGGTCGGCGGCATCAACCTGACCTACGAGGGCCTGATTCCGAAGATCCGGAAGTCGATGCTGTCCAGGGACATCGACTCGCTGCAGCCGCACGTGCGCGCCTTCGTGGAGCGGGCGGTGGCGTTCAGCACCTGCCCCGAGTGCGGCGGCACCCGGCTCAGCGAGGCGGCGCGGTCGTCGAAGATCAGGAAGGTCAACATAGCCGACGCCTGCGCGATGCAGATCAACGACCTCGCCGCGTGGGTGCGCGGCCTCGACGAACCGTCGGTGGCGCCGCTGCTCGCCACGCTGCTGCAGACGCTCGACTCGTTCGTGGAGATCGGGCTGGGCTACCTCTCGCTCGAACGGCCGTCGGGCACGCTGTCGGGCGGCGAGGCGCAGCGCGTCAAGATGATCCGCCACCTCGGCTCATCGCTCACCGACGTCACCTACGTCTTCGACGAGCCCAGCATCGGCCTGCACCCGCACGACATCCAGCGCATGAACGGCCTGCTGCTGCGGCTGCGCGACAAGGGCAACACGGTGCTCGTCGTGGAGCACAAGCCGGAGGCGATCGCGATCGCCGACCACGTCGTCGACCTCGGCCCCGGTGCGGGTTCGGCCGGTGGCACGGTCTGCTTCGAGGGCAGCCTCGAAGGCCTGCGCGCCAGCGGCACCATCACCGGCCGTCATCTGGACGACCGCGCGTCGCTGAAGCCGTCGCTGCGCAAACCATCGGGCAAGCTCGAGGTGCGCAGTGCCAGCACGCACAACCTGAAGAGCGTCGATGTCGACGTGCCGCTCGGCGTGCTGGTCGTGGTGACCGGCGTGGCCGGATCGGGCAAGAGCTCGCTGATCCACGGCTCGGTGTCCGGCCGCGACGGCGTGGTGTCGATCGACCAGGGCACGATCGGCGGTTCGCGACGAAGCAACCCGGCGACGTACACCGGGCTGCTGGAGCCGATCCGCAAGGCGTTCGCGAAGGCCAACGGAGTGAAGCCGGCGCTGTTCAGCGCCAACTCCGAGGGCGCCTGTCCCGCCTGCAACGGCGCCGGCGTCATCTGCACCGATCTGGGCGTGATGGCCGGCGTCGCCATCGTCTGCGAGGAGTGCGAGGGGAAGCGGTTCCAGGCCGACGTCCTCAAGTACACCTTCGGCGGGAAGAACGTCAGCGAGGTGCTCGCGATGCCGGTGACCGAGGCCAGGGAGTTCTTCGGTGCCGGCAAGGCGCACACGCCGGCCGCGCACGCCATCCTCGACCGGCTCGCCGACGTGGGCCTGGGTTACCTCAGCCTCGGCCAGCCGCTCACCACGCTGTCCGGCGGCGAGCGGCAGCGGCTCAAGCTGGCTACCCGCATGGGGGAGAAGGGCGGCGTCTACGTTCTCGACGAACCGACTGCCGGCCTGCACCTCGCCGACGTCGAGCAGTTGCTCGGCCTGCTCGACCGGCTGGTCGATGCCGGCAAGTCGGTCATCGTCGTCGAGCACCACCAGGCGGTCATGGCGCACGCCGACTGGATCATCGACCTCGGCCCCGGTGCCGGCCACGATGGCGGCGAGGTCGTCTTCGAGGGCACCCCCGCCGATCTTGTCGCCGCCCGTTCCACTCTCACCGGCAAACACCTCGCGGCTTACGTCGGCAGCCGATCTTGA